The Trichosurus vulpecula isolate mTriVul1 chromosome 3, mTriVul1.pri, whole genome shotgun sequence genome includes a window with the following:
- the KRCC1 gene encoding lysine-rich coiled-coil protein 1 isoform X1 → MLQFESQRISHYEGKKHAQKVRLYFQIHGEQNEAQGTDKRGQLDFLTGQTDGSGVVDKNKFCDLCNMIFSSPVVAQSHYLGKVHARKLKQLMGEHAQTSPPSSQPDKAGLPVASCARPEPQQPTSDGASPEGAMEETPLSCGSPTLDLNDPDRYCELCCASFNSPLMAQQHYLGKKHKRSETRKKILEEIGQKTLPAESASSALGVGNYICPICSITLTSIEMYQSHMQGNKHQIKESLVVNLMKNSKRTFHSFQDELADYIQVQKARGLEPKTYFRKMAEEHFEMDKHKEERDARPQSVLAAFEQRLPPETFQACPGTYALTRTVENTLSHWSPVHDSRLRLESLGHCQPSKEEFSEKLMALGPTQQDDNSGPSSISSDNSTNSYQAGHKPKVTHQRKKRHPRDEREVRPNEEKKRKKTMEDKDSGKDHKAVRRRKAEADATSVRKPKHRKERRNQEVATDKEDRRHRKEKKKPLPRRTEEEMLWDESILGF, encoded by the exons ATGCTACAGTTTGAATCCCAAAGGATTTCACATTATGAG GGCAAAAAGCACGCTCAAAAGGTTAGACTTTATTTCCAAATTCATGGGGAGCAAAATGAAGCCCAGGGGACTGATAAAAGAGGGCAGCTGGACTTTCTCACTGGCCAG ACGGATGGGAGTGGAGTGGTGGACAAAAACAAATTTTGTGATCTCTGCAACATGATTTTTAGTTCCCCAGTTGTTGCTCAGTCTCACTATTTGGGGAAAGTTCATGCCAGAAAGTTGAAGCAGTTAATGGGAGAACATGCTCAGACGTCTCCACCAAGTTCTCAGCCAGACAAGG CAGGTCTTCCTGTTGCTAGTTGTGCCAGGCCAGAACCACAGCAGCCCACTTCTGATGGAGCTTCCCCAGAAGGGGCCATGGAAGAAACTCCCCTGTCCTGTGGCAGCCCCACTTTGGATCTGAACGATCCAGACAGATACTGCGAACTCTGCTGTGCATCCTTTAATAGCCCGCTCATGGCGCAGCAGCACTACCTGGGCAAGAAGCACAAGAGGAGCGAGACCCGGAAGAAGATCCTAGAAGAGATCGGGCAAAAGACGCTCCCTGCTGAGTCTGCAAGCAGTG CACTTGGTGTGGGTAACTACATCTGTCCCATTTGTAGTATCACCCTTACATCTATAGAAATGTACCAGTCCCACATGCAAGGAAATAAACACCAGATTAA agAATCCCTGGTTGTCAATctgatgaagaattcaaagagaaCCTTTCACTCTTTCCAAGATGAGCTGGCCGACTACATCCAGGTACAGAAAGCCCGAGGGCTGGAGCCCAAGACTTACTTTAGAAAGATGGCGGAGGAGCACTTTGAGATGGACAAGCACAAGGAGGAGCGAGATGCCAGGCCCCAAAGTGTACTGGCGGCATTTGAGCAGAGACTCCCACCCGAGACTTTCCAGGCCTGCCCAGGAACGTATGCCCTCACTCGAACAGTAGAGAACACACTGTCCCATTGGTCACCAGTCCATGACAGCAGACTCAGGCTGGAATCTCTTGGCCACTGCCAGCCCAGCAAGGAAGAGTTCTCAGAAAAATTAATGGCCTTGGGGCCCACTCAGCAGGATGATAACTCAGGCCCATCCAGCATCTCCTCTGACAACAGTACCAATTCCTACCAAGCGGGTCATAAACCAAAAGTGACTCaccagaggaagaagaggcatCCAAGGGACGAGAGAGAAGTCCGgccaaatgaggaaaagaagaggaagaaaaccatGGAGGACAAAGACTCAGGCAAAGACCACAAGGCCGTCCGGAGGAGGAAGGCAGAGGCAGATGCCACCAGTGTACGAAAGCCTAAGcataggaaagagagaagaaatcagGAAGTAGCCACCGACAAAGAAGACCGCCGACAccggaaggagaagaagaagcccCTGCCCAGGAGGACAGAGGAGGAGATGTTGTGGGACGAGTCCATCCTGGGCTTCTGA
- the KRCC1 gene encoding lysine-rich coiled-coil protein 1 isoform X2, with amino-acid sequence MLQFESQRISHYEGKKHAQKVRLYFQIHGEQNEAQGTDKRGQLDFLTGQTDGSGVVDKNKFCDLCNMIFSSPVVAQSHYLGKVHARKLKQLMGEHAQTSPPSSQPDKGLPVASCARPEPQQPTSDGASPEGAMEETPLSCGSPTLDLNDPDRYCELCCASFNSPLMAQQHYLGKKHKRSETRKKILEEIGQKTLPAESASSALGVGNYICPICSITLTSIEMYQSHMQGNKHQIKESLVVNLMKNSKRTFHSFQDELADYIQVQKARGLEPKTYFRKMAEEHFEMDKHKEERDARPQSVLAAFEQRLPPETFQACPGTYALTRTVENTLSHWSPVHDSRLRLESLGHCQPSKEEFSEKLMALGPTQQDDNSGPSSISSDNSTNSYQAGHKPKVTHQRKKRHPRDEREVRPNEEKKRKKTMEDKDSGKDHKAVRRRKAEADATSVRKPKHRKERRNQEVATDKEDRRHRKEKKKPLPRRTEEEMLWDESILGF; translated from the exons ATGCTACAGTTTGAATCCCAAAGGATTTCACATTATGAG GGCAAAAAGCACGCTCAAAAGGTTAGACTTTATTTCCAAATTCATGGGGAGCAAAATGAAGCCCAGGGGACTGATAAAAGAGGGCAGCTGGACTTTCTCACTGGCCAG ACGGATGGGAGTGGAGTGGTGGACAAAAACAAATTTTGTGATCTCTGCAACATGATTTTTAGTTCCCCAGTTGTTGCTCAGTCTCACTATTTGGGGAAAGTTCATGCCAGAAAGTTGAAGCAGTTAATGGGAGAACATGCTCAGACGTCTCCACCAAGTTCTCAGCCAGACAAGG GTCTTCCTGTTGCTAGTTGTGCCAGGCCAGAACCACAGCAGCCCACTTCTGATGGAGCTTCCCCAGAAGGGGCCATGGAAGAAACTCCCCTGTCCTGTGGCAGCCCCACTTTGGATCTGAACGATCCAGACAGATACTGCGAACTCTGCTGTGCATCCTTTAATAGCCCGCTCATGGCGCAGCAGCACTACCTGGGCAAGAAGCACAAGAGGAGCGAGACCCGGAAGAAGATCCTAGAAGAGATCGGGCAAAAGACGCTCCCTGCTGAGTCTGCAAGCAGTG CACTTGGTGTGGGTAACTACATCTGTCCCATTTGTAGTATCACCCTTACATCTATAGAAATGTACCAGTCCCACATGCAAGGAAATAAACACCAGATTAA agAATCCCTGGTTGTCAATctgatgaagaattcaaagagaaCCTTTCACTCTTTCCAAGATGAGCTGGCCGACTACATCCAGGTACAGAAAGCCCGAGGGCTGGAGCCCAAGACTTACTTTAGAAAGATGGCGGAGGAGCACTTTGAGATGGACAAGCACAAGGAGGAGCGAGATGCCAGGCCCCAAAGTGTACTGGCGGCATTTGAGCAGAGACTCCCACCCGAGACTTTCCAGGCCTGCCCAGGAACGTATGCCCTCACTCGAACAGTAGAGAACACACTGTCCCATTGGTCACCAGTCCATGACAGCAGACTCAGGCTGGAATCTCTTGGCCACTGCCAGCCCAGCAAGGAAGAGTTCTCAGAAAAATTAATGGCCTTGGGGCCCACTCAGCAGGATGATAACTCAGGCCCATCCAGCATCTCCTCTGACAACAGTACCAATTCCTACCAAGCGGGTCATAAACCAAAAGTGACTCaccagaggaagaagaggcatCCAAGGGACGAGAGAGAAGTCCGgccaaatgaggaaaagaagaggaagaaaaccatGGAGGACAAAGACTCAGGCAAAGACCACAAGGCCGTCCGGAGGAGGAAGGCAGAGGCAGATGCCACCAGTGTACGAAAGCCTAAGcataggaaagagagaagaaatcagGAAGTAGCCACCGACAAAGAAGACCGCCGACAccggaaggagaagaagaagcccCTGCCCAGGAGGACAGAGGAGGAGATGTTGTGGGACGAGTCCATCCTGGGCTTCTGA
- the KRCC1 gene encoding lysine-rich coiled-coil protein 1 isoform X3 — protein sequence MGSKMKPRGLIKEGSWTFSLASSPVVAQSHYLGKVHARKLKQLMGEHAQTSPPSSQPDKAGLPVASCARPEPQQPTSDGASPEGAMEETPLSCGSPTLDLNDPDRYCELCCASFNSPLMAQQHYLGKKHKRSETRKKILEEIGQKTLPAESASSALGVGNYICPICSITLTSIEMYQSHMQGNKHQIKESLVVNLMKNSKRTFHSFQDELADYIQVQKARGLEPKTYFRKMAEEHFEMDKHKEERDARPQSVLAAFEQRLPPETFQACPGTYALTRTVENTLSHWSPVHDSRLRLESLGHCQPSKEEFSEKLMALGPTQQDDNSGPSSISSDNSTNSYQAGHKPKVTHQRKKRHPRDEREVRPNEEKKRKKTMEDKDSGKDHKAVRRRKAEADATSVRKPKHRKERRNQEVATDKEDRRHRKEKKKPLPRRTEEEMLWDESILGF from the exons ATGGGGAGCAAAATGAAGCCCAGGGGACTGATAAAAGAGGGCAGCTGGACTTTCTCACTGGCCAG TTCCCCAGTTGTTGCTCAGTCTCACTATTTGGGGAAAGTTCATGCCAGAAAGTTGAAGCAGTTAATGGGAGAACATGCTCAGACGTCTCCACCAAGTTCTCAGCCAGACAAGG CAGGTCTTCCTGTTGCTAGTTGTGCCAGGCCAGAACCACAGCAGCCCACTTCTGATGGAGCTTCCCCAGAAGGGGCCATGGAAGAAACTCCCCTGTCCTGTGGCAGCCCCACTTTGGATCTGAACGATCCAGACAGATACTGCGAACTCTGCTGTGCATCCTTTAATAGCCCGCTCATGGCGCAGCAGCACTACCTGGGCAAGAAGCACAAGAGGAGCGAGACCCGGAAGAAGATCCTAGAAGAGATCGGGCAAAAGACGCTCCCTGCTGAGTCTGCAAGCAGTG CACTTGGTGTGGGTAACTACATCTGTCCCATTTGTAGTATCACCCTTACATCTATAGAAATGTACCAGTCCCACATGCAAGGAAATAAACACCAGATTAA agAATCCCTGGTTGTCAATctgatgaagaattcaaagagaaCCTTTCACTCTTTCCAAGATGAGCTGGCCGACTACATCCAGGTACAGAAAGCCCGAGGGCTGGAGCCCAAGACTTACTTTAGAAAGATGGCGGAGGAGCACTTTGAGATGGACAAGCACAAGGAGGAGCGAGATGCCAGGCCCCAAAGTGTACTGGCGGCATTTGAGCAGAGACTCCCACCCGAGACTTTCCAGGCCTGCCCAGGAACGTATGCCCTCACTCGAACAGTAGAGAACACACTGTCCCATTGGTCACCAGTCCATGACAGCAGACTCAGGCTGGAATCTCTTGGCCACTGCCAGCCCAGCAAGGAAGAGTTCTCAGAAAAATTAATGGCCTTGGGGCCCACTCAGCAGGATGATAACTCAGGCCCATCCAGCATCTCCTCTGACAACAGTACCAATTCCTACCAAGCGGGTCATAAACCAAAAGTGACTCaccagaggaagaagaggcatCCAAGGGACGAGAGAGAAGTCCGgccaaatgaggaaaagaagaggaagaaaaccatGGAGGACAAAGACTCAGGCAAAGACCACAAGGCCGTCCGGAGGAGGAAGGCAGAGGCAGATGCCACCAGTGTACGAAAGCCTAAGcataggaaagagagaagaaatcagGAAGTAGCCACCGACAAAGAAGACCGCCGACAccggaaggagaagaagaagcccCTGCCCAGGAGGACAGAGGAGGAGATGTTGTGGGACGAGTCCATCCTGGGCTTCTGA
- the KRCC1 gene encoding lysine-rich coiled-coil protein 1 isoform X4 yields the protein MEETPLSCGSPTLDLNDPDRYCELCCASFNSPLMAQQHYLGKKHKRSETRKKILEEIGQKTLPAESASSALGVGNYICPICSITLTSIEMYQSHMQGNKHQIKESLVVNLMKNSKRTFHSFQDELADYIQVQKARGLEPKTYFRKMAEEHFEMDKHKEERDARPQSVLAAFEQRLPPETFQACPGTYALTRTVENTLSHWSPVHDSRLRLESLGHCQPSKEEFSEKLMALGPTQQDDNSGPSSISSDNSTNSYQAGHKPKVTHQRKKRHPRDEREVRPNEEKKRKKTMEDKDSGKDHKAVRRRKAEADATSVRKPKHRKERRNQEVATDKEDRRHRKEKKKPLPRRTEEEMLWDESILGF from the exons ATGGAAGAAACTCCCCTGTCCTGTGGCAGCCCCACTTTGGATCTGAACGATCCAGACAGATACTGCGAACTCTGCTGTGCATCCTTTAATAGCCCGCTCATGGCGCAGCAGCACTACCTGGGCAAGAAGCACAAGAGGAGCGAGACCCGGAAGAAGATCCTAGAAGAGATCGGGCAAAAGACGCTCCCTGCTGAGTCTGCAAGCAGTG CACTTGGTGTGGGTAACTACATCTGTCCCATTTGTAGTATCACCCTTACATCTATAGAAATGTACCAGTCCCACATGCAAGGAAATAAACACCAGATTAA agAATCCCTGGTTGTCAATctgatgaagaattcaaagagaaCCTTTCACTCTTTCCAAGATGAGCTGGCCGACTACATCCAGGTACAGAAAGCCCGAGGGCTGGAGCCCAAGACTTACTTTAGAAAGATGGCGGAGGAGCACTTTGAGATGGACAAGCACAAGGAGGAGCGAGATGCCAGGCCCCAAAGTGTACTGGCGGCATTTGAGCAGAGACTCCCACCCGAGACTTTCCAGGCCTGCCCAGGAACGTATGCCCTCACTCGAACAGTAGAGAACACACTGTCCCATTGGTCACCAGTCCATGACAGCAGACTCAGGCTGGAATCTCTTGGCCACTGCCAGCCCAGCAAGGAAGAGTTCTCAGAAAAATTAATGGCCTTGGGGCCCACTCAGCAGGATGATAACTCAGGCCCATCCAGCATCTCCTCTGACAACAGTACCAATTCCTACCAAGCGGGTCATAAACCAAAAGTGACTCaccagaggaagaagaggcatCCAAGGGACGAGAGAGAAGTCCGgccaaatgaggaaaagaagaggaagaaaaccatGGAGGACAAAGACTCAGGCAAAGACCACAAGGCCGTCCGGAGGAGGAAGGCAGAGGCAGATGCCACCAGTGTACGAAAGCCTAAGcataggaaagagagaagaaatcagGAAGTAGCCACCGACAAAGAAGACCGCCGACAccggaaggagaagaagaagcccCTGCCCAGGAGGACAGAGGAGGAGATGTTGTGGGACGAGTCCATCCTGGGCTTCTGA
- the KRCC1 gene encoding lysine-rich coiled-coil protein 1 isoform X5, whose amino-acid sequence MKNSKRTFHSFQDELADYIQVQKARGLEPKTYFRKMAEEHFEMDKHKEERDARPQSVLAAFEQRLPPETFQACPGTYALTRTVENTLSHWSPVHDSRLRLESLGHCQPSKEEFSEKLMALGPTQQDDNSGPSSISSDNSTNSYQAGHKPKVTHQRKKRHPRDEREVRPNEEKKRKKTMEDKDSGKDHKAVRRRKAEADATSVRKPKHRKERRNQEVATDKEDRRHRKEKKKPLPRRTEEEMLWDESILGF is encoded by the coding sequence atgaagaattcaaagagaaCCTTTCACTCTTTCCAAGATGAGCTGGCCGACTACATCCAGGTACAGAAAGCCCGAGGGCTGGAGCCCAAGACTTACTTTAGAAAGATGGCGGAGGAGCACTTTGAGATGGACAAGCACAAGGAGGAGCGAGATGCCAGGCCCCAAAGTGTACTGGCGGCATTTGAGCAGAGACTCCCACCCGAGACTTTCCAGGCCTGCCCAGGAACGTATGCCCTCACTCGAACAGTAGAGAACACACTGTCCCATTGGTCACCAGTCCATGACAGCAGACTCAGGCTGGAATCTCTTGGCCACTGCCAGCCCAGCAAGGAAGAGTTCTCAGAAAAATTAATGGCCTTGGGGCCCACTCAGCAGGATGATAACTCAGGCCCATCCAGCATCTCCTCTGACAACAGTACCAATTCCTACCAAGCGGGTCATAAACCAAAAGTGACTCaccagaggaagaagaggcatCCAAGGGACGAGAGAGAAGTCCGgccaaatgaggaaaagaagaggaagaaaaccatGGAGGACAAAGACTCAGGCAAAGACCACAAGGCCGTCCGGAGGAGGAAGGCAGAGGCAGATGCCACCAGTGTACGAAAGCCTAAGcataggaaagagagaagaaatcagGAAGTAGCCACCGACAAAGAAGACCGCCGACAccggaaggagaagaagaagcccCTGCCCAGGAGGACAGAGGAGGAGATGTTGTGGGACGAGTCCATCCTGGGCTTCTGA